In one Amaranthus tricolor cultivar Red isolate AtriRed21 chromosome 8, ASM2621246v1, whole genome shotgun sequence genomic region, the following are encoded:
- the LOC130821786 gene encoding protein CURLY FLAG LEAF 1-like → MRVGAVKTFALKTKSNLELINFLCIYICEIHKIKKKNLEYGNITASLERSLQNFSLNQSTKTQRRETSIGDGGGGGGGLGRSASSDSAETIDYHKDDNQNSPTNYDDAVTLSNASSSDDNSNYVELNSHVSLPYHWEQCLDLKTGEIYYINWSNGMKPKEDPRTKATGHNSDYSSSEDDHDHDVESKCYDSEEGSSTESSPCSSARKESNFRLIKKQQELNQDSVLVVAGCKSCLMYRMVPKHVEDCPKCSGQLLHFTTNNSSL, encoded by the exons ATGAGAGTTGGGGCAGTAAAGACTTTTGCTTT aaaaacaaaatcaaatcttgagttaattaattttctttgtatttatatttgtgagattcataaaatcaaaaaaaaaaatttagaatatgGCAACATAACAGCATCATTAGAGAGATCTTTacaaaatttttcattaaatcaAAGCACAAAAACCCAACGCCGCGAAACCAGCAtcggtgatggtggtggtggaggtggTGGTTTAGGGCGATCAGCATCGTCTGATTCGGCCGAAACAATTGATTATCACAAAGATGATAACCAAAATAGCCCCACAAATTATGATGATGCCGTAACACTATCAAATGCATCTTCTTCAGATGATAATTCCAATTATGTAGAACTTAACTCTCATGTTTCTCTTCCTTACCATTGGGAACAATGCCTTGATTTAAAG ACAGGAGAAATATATTACATAAATTGGAGTAATGGGATGAAACCAAAAGAAGATCCAAGAACAAAAGCAACAGGTCACAATAGTGATtattcttcatcagaagatgatcatgatcatgatgtAGAAAGCAAATGTTATGATAGTGAAGAAGGATCGTCTACTGAATCATCACCATGTTCAAGCGCAAGAAAGGAAAGTAATTTTAGATTGATCAAAAAACAGCAAGAGTTGAACCAAGACTCAGTTTTAGTGGTAGCAGGTTGTAAAAGCTGCTTAATGTACCGCATGGTGCCCAAACATGTGGAAGACTGTCCCAAATGTTCTGGTCAGCTTCTTCACTTTACTACCAATAATTCTTCCCTTTAG
- the LOC130820602 gene encoding cysteine-rich and transmembrane domain-containing protein WIH2-like codes for MSYSTVSHVAHESYPPPQGYPGVAPPPPPRPRFEQGYASGLGPRPGPGPGYQSYFSDNYPPQVSHMHYSGPTRPFQQPYGGYHSNDNGLSSLLRAAMAALCCCCFLEQCCNFW; via the exons ATGAGTTACTCCACAGTATCCCATGTTGCCCATGAATCCTACCCTCCACCACAag GATACCCTGGAGTAGCACCTCCACCGCCACCTCGTCCTAGGTTCGAGCAAGGTTATGCGTCTGGGCTTGGGCCTAGGCCTGGTCCTGGGCCTGGTTATCAAAGCTACTTCAGTGATAATTACCCACCACAAGTATCCCACATGCACTACAGTGGCCCAACTCGGCCCTTTCAGCAGCCCTATGGTGGCTATCACTCCAATGACAACGGGCTTTCTTCTCTCCTTAGGGCTGC TATGGCTGCTCTCTGTTGTTGCTGCTTTTTGGAACAATGCTGTAATTTTTGGTGA
- the LOC130820599 gene encoding WAT1-related protein At1g70260-like produces MEKRSGGKMWEIIPFMTMFLVEGCTIALTITAKSAMAIGMSQFVFVAYSNALSSVLLLVYCLIYHRDSMKMIFNRDLLTRFFLLGLTGITIAQNLAFTGLRDSSPIVVCAMGLLLPSFQFFLNLILRKAELKLRNKSTKIKIIGVLLSIMGAVMVAVYLGPSILNGPIIGPIMFHLKGSTKPFFIFISTTEEWMFGTFLLACATFFIAIWSIIQVSTFTRFPDMMVIVTCYTIFGTIQTFFVDIIANGDLNAWKLKWDLELLIIVLTAIFGTLVRSRIQAWIMSMKGPMYVAMFKPAGIFWANFFGESFFGTLCYGSVIGTIIVGVGYYTVLWGVKEEAKKAEQDSIKSASSDIKAPLLHNQNAQEQV; encoded by the exons ATGGAGAAGAGATCAGGAGGGAAAATGTGGGAAATAATTCCATTTATGACCATGTTTTTAGTAGAAGGATGTACAATTGCTTTAACAATAACAGCTAAATCTGCCATGGCTATTGGAATGAGTCAATTTGTGTTTGTTGCTTATTCTAATGCTCTTTCTTCTGTTCTTCTTCTTGTATATTGTCTCATCTATCATAGGGATAG tatgaaaatgatttttaatagAGATCTTCTTACTCGATTTTTCCTCCTTGGTCTTACCGG GATAACAATAGCTCAAAACCTTGCATTTACGGGGCTACGTGACAGCTCACCAATAGTTGTATGTGCAATGGGACTATTGCTACCATCCTTTCAGTTCTTCCTTAATCTTATTCTCAG GAAAGCTGAGTTGAAGTTAAGAAACAAAAGCACTAAAATCAAGATCATTGGAGTCTTACTATCTATCATGGGCGCAGTCATGGTAGCCGTGTATTTGGGCCCATCCATCCTCAATGGGCCAATAATTGGGCCTATCATGTTTCATCTTAAAGGCTCAACTAAGCCTTTCTTCATATTTATCTCTACCACTGAGGAATGGATGTTTGGCACCTTTTTGCTTGCTTGTGCAACCTTCTTCATTGCCATATGGAGTATAATCCAG GTTTCAACATTCACAAGATTCCCTGATATGATGGTGATAGTAACTTGCTATACTATCTTTGGGACAATCCAAACTTTCTTTGTGGACATTATTGCCAATGGAGATTTGAATGCTTGGAAATTAAAGTGGGATTTGGAACTTCTTATCATTGTTTTGACA GCCATATTTGGGACACTAGTACGTAGCAGAATCCAAGCATGGATAATGAGTATGAAGGGTCCTATGTACGTAGCCATGTTCAAGCCTGCTGGGATCTTTTGGGCTAACTTTTTTGGTGAAAGTTTCTTTGGCACTCTTTGTTATGGAAG TGTTATAGGCACAATTATAGTAGGAGTGGGGTACTATACAGTATTATGGGGAGTCAAGGAGGAAGCCAAGAAAGCTGAACAAGATTCAATCAAATCTGCTTCATCGGATATCAAGGCCCCTCTTTTGCATAATCAAAATGCCCAAGAACAAGTGTGA